In one window of Bifidobacterium sp. WK041_4_12 DNA:
- the ybaK gene encoding Cys-tRNA(Pro) deacylase — MSAVSRKSKSSKGKGSTPATVMLEKAGVDFHLYEYAHSNEHMDEGYGVEAAEKLGLNPHQIFKTLLADTGAERVVGIVPVSGHLDMKALAAAVGAKKASMADPRQAERETGYVVGGISPLGQRTRHRTVLDSSALEHSEILVSGGKRGFDIGINPQDLITVLKATTADIGTW, encoded by the coding sequence ATGAGTGCTGTGAGCAGAAAGTCTAAGTCAAGCAAGGGAAAAGGATCGACGCCCGCAACCGTGATGCTCGAAAAGGCCGGTGTGGACTTCCACCTCTACGAATATGCACATTCGAATGAGCACATGGACGAGGGATACGGTGTCGAAGCAGCAGAGAAACTGGGGTTGAATCCGCATCAGATATTCAAGACCTTGCTCGCAGACACAGGTGCTGAACGTGTGGTCGGCATTGTGCCAGTGAGCGGACACCTCGATATGAAAGCGCTCGCAGCGGCAGTGGGCGCCAAGAAGGCGAGTATGGCAGATCCACGCCAAGCCGAGAGAGAAACCGGATACGTTGTCGGGGGCATATCGCCACTCGGACAGAGGACAAGACACCGCACCGTTCTCGACAGCAGTGCGCTTGAACATTCCGAGATTCTTGTCTCTGGCGGAAAGCGCGGCTTCGACATAGGCATCAATCCACAGGATCTGATCACCGTGCTCAAGGCAACAACCGCCGATATCGGCACATGGTAG
- a CDS encoding aldose 1-epimerase family protein, whose translation MTITNIEKSAPQTLTHVSSTGAGRCAHYTPTPITGQQYSISHGTYKATVSQLGAGLRSLTYEGKNIIVSYDPNATIPCCNGYVLVPFPNRLEDGEYSFEGKSYSIPIDERERQTALHGLGYRYLWHLESLTDASVTLSWRSPAIIGYPFDVVVTVTYSLDDNGLTMLTTAANQGNTAAPWAFGIHPWLSNGKNGYGNDKIEADNARCSLQLPCGQHVIASPDRLLPQGEESVEGTPYDLRERTSLSGKAFDDAWTGVNRAHDGSSTAIFTRPDGLAVHLKGDDTINAWQVCTGTGFPADAHPAGVAVEPMTAYANAFRTGKNLVILKPDTTYSTTISYHVEHV comes from the coding sequence ATGACCATAACCAACATTGAGAAAAGCGCACCACAGACGCTCACGCATGTATCCTCAACGGGTGCCGGACGGTGCGCACACTACACGCCAACACCCATAACCGGTCAGCAGTACTCAATTTCACACGGCACATACAAGGCAACGGTATCGCAGCTCGGCGCAGGATTGCGAAGCCTAACTTACGAAGGCAAGAACATCATCGTCTCCTACGATCCAAATGCGACGATACCCTGCTGCAACGGCTATGTGCTCGTACCATTTCCCAACCGACTCGAAGATGGCGAATATAGCTTCGAAGGCAAAAGCTACTCCATTCCCATCGATGAGCGGGAACGTCAGACTGCCCTGCATGGCCTTGGGTATCGATACCTCTGGCATCTGGAATCGCTCACCGATGCGTCTGTGACGCTCTCATGGCGCTCCCCTGCAATCATCGGCTACCCCTTCGATGTTGTGGTCACGGTGACCTATTCCCTAGACGACAATGGTCTGACCATGCTCACCACTGCCGCAAATCAGGGAAACACTGCAGCTCCCTGGGCATTCGGCATCCATCCATGGCTGTCGAATGGCAAGAATGGCTATGGCAACGACAAGATCGAGGCCGACAATGCTCGCTGCTCGCTACAGCTTCCGTGCGGTCAGCATGTGATTGCAAGCCCTGATAGACTGCTCCCCCAAGGTGAGGAATCCGTTGAAGGAACCCCATATGATCTTCGCGAAAGAACTTCTCTCAGCGGCAAGGCCTTCGACGATGCCTGGACAGGTGTCAATCGTGCCCATGACGGTTCAAGTACCGCGATCTTCACTCGACCAGACGGACTGGCAGTTCATCTGAAGGGCGATGACACGATCAACGCCTGGCAGGTATGCACCGGAACAGGATTCCCCGCCGATGCCCATCCTGCGGGGGTTGCTGTCGAGCCGATGACTGCATATGCCAATGCCTTCAGAACAGGCAAGAATCTGGTGATCCTCAAACCTGACACGACGTATTCAACGACGATCTCCTACCACGTTGAGCACGTCTGA
- a CDS encoding 50S ribosomal protein bL37 translates to MGMRGRKRKDRRKKAANHGKRPNA, encoded by the coding sequence ATGGGCATGCGTGGACGTAAGCGCAAAGATCGTCGCAAGAAAGCCGCTAACCACGGTAAAAGGCCAAACGCCTGA
- a CDS encoding sigma-70 family RNA polymerase sigma factor, translating into MPAVNALYRQAMRLTNNPDDAQDLVQDTFERGFKAFDRFEIGSNFEAWMTTIERNAFFNQYQKAKRRPQRANDSTGEYDDWDIYSASGHASEGLKSAEQEYLEKFAPKEILAALQKLSPERRKVFIDAAIDGKSYNQVAEEEGIKIGTVMSRLNRARAQLKEELAAYARERGYGQHSQGNRPSHREQDADGNGRAESRHYSHAADSNKVPKVKPKAMGSDTVRVEE; encoded by the coding sequence ATGCCTGCTGTCAACGCACTGTACAGGCAGGCGATGAGGCTCACCAACAATCCAGACGATGCTCAGGATCTGGTTCAGGACACGTTCGAACGCGGATTCAAGGCTTTCGATCGATTCGAGATTGGCAGCAACTTCGAGGCTTGGATGACGACCATCGAGCGCAATGCCTTCTTCAACCAGTATCAGAAAGCCAAGCGCAGACCGCAGCGAGCGAACGATTCCACCGGTGAATACGATGATTGGGACATCTACTCCGCTTCAGGCCATGCTTCGGAAGGGCTGAAATCTGCCGAGCAGGAATATCTTGAGAAATTCGCGCCGAAAGAGATTCTGGCGGCTCTGCAAAAGTTGAGTCCAGAACGTCGCAAGGTCTTCATCGATGCGGCCATTGATGGCAAAAGCTACAATCAGGTGGCCGAAGAAGAGGGCATCAAGATTGGCACAGTGATGAGCAGACTCAACCGCGCCCGCGCGCAGCTGAAGGAGGAGCTTGCCGCATACGCTCGCGAACGAGGGTATGGTCAGCACAGCCAAGGCAATCGTCCATCTCACCGTGAACAGGATGCCGATGGCAATGGTCGAGCCGAATCTCGTCATTATTCCCATGCTGCTGATAGCAATAAAGTGCCAAAGGTGAAGCCGAAAGCCATGGGCAGCGATACAGTAAGAGTAGAAGAGTAA
- a CDS encoding exonuclease domain-containing protein produces MNDLAQSEQLLKTLGSAPQQTSETPLSKSWLLGFDTETTGARPGRDAIVSATLVLRNPELGHDHDVLGEWIINPHRHMSPGASKVNGFTDDYLEEHGIEPEEALESITKVIVSAQNSNIPLLAYNAPFDVAMLQHDLGQWKLDTLESRITNDSLLIVDPLVIDRAVSHRSGKRTLSYTTEYYGVEPDGDFHNATADTVAAVDLIGPMTTLYPQVGRLKIGELMAWQQHAHGIWKDSFNQWLTSKGRRPIQDGWFE; encoded by the coding sequence ATGAACGATTTGGCGCAAAGCGAGCAGCTGCTGAAGACATTGGGTTCGGCACCGCAGCAGACCAGTGAAACTCCATTATCGAAGTCATGGCTTCTTGGCTTCGACACAGAAACGACGGGGGCACGTCCCGGGCGCGATGCGATTGTCTCGGCAACGCTCGTGCTGAGAAATCCTGAGCTTGGCCATGACCACGATGTACTCGGCGAGTGGATCATCAACCCTCACCGACACATGAGTCCCGGCGCGAGCAAGGTGAATGGCTTTACCGATGACTATCTGGAAGAGCATGGGATTGAACCGGAAGAAGCTCTCGAATCCATCACTAAGGTGATTGTGAGCGCTCAGAACAGCAACATTCCCTTGCTGGCCTACAACGCACCTTTCGACGTTGCCATGCTCCAACACGATTTGGGTCAGTGGAAGCTTGACACTCTTGAATCCAGAATCACGAACGACTCTTTGCTCATCGTCGATCCTCTGGTCATTGACCGCGCGGTGTCCCATCGAAGCGGCAAGCGCACGCTCAGCTATACGACGGAATATTATGGCGTCGAACCGGACGGTGACTTTCATAATGCAACAGCCGACACGGTCGCTGCAGTCGATCTGATCGGGCCCATGACCACGCTGTATCCGCAGGTCGGTCGCTTGAAGATTGGCGAGCTCATGGCATGGCAGCAACACGCCCATGGCATCTGGAAGGACTCATTCAATCAGTGGTTGACATCCAAGGGACGACGTCCCATTCAGGATGGATGGTTCGAGTAG